A single Xenopus laevis strain J_2021 chromosome 3S, Xenopus_laevis_v10.1, whole genome shotgun sequence DNA region contains:
- the eif3g.S gene encoding eukaryotic translation initiation factor 3 subunit G-A, giving the protein MPTGDYDSKPSWADQVEEEGIDAEPLSPQIRKPDPVSFVLDTPREVINGNIKTITEYKLNDDDKTVKIVRTFKIETVKASKVVAQRKNWKKFGNSEYDPPGPNVATTTVSDDVLMTFITNKEDLNNQEEEDPMNKLKGQKIVSCRICKGDHWTTRCPYKDTLGPMQKELAEQLGLSTGDKEKAPGAEPEPAQAPVSKTGKYVPPSLRDGGSRRGESMQPNRRADDNATIRVTNLSEDTRETDLQELFRPFGSISRIYLAKDKTTGQSKGFAFISFHRREDAARAIAGVSGFGYDHLILNVEWAKPSTN; this is encoded by the exons ATGCCGACCGGAGACTATGA CTCCAAGCCCAGCTGGGCAGACCAAGTGGAGGAGGAAGGAATAGATGCAGAACCCCTAAGTCCGCAAATCAGGAAACCGGATCCAGTCAGCT ttgttCTGGACACTCCCCGAGAGGTCATCAATGGCAACATCAAAACCATCACAGAATACAAACTGAATGATGATGACAAGACAGTCAAG ATTGTTCGCACTTTTAAAATAGAAACAGTGAAAGCATCCAAAGTTGTTGCTCAGAGGAAG AATTGGAAGAAATTTGGCAATTCTGAATATGATCCTCCTGGTCCAAATGTGGCCACCACCACAGTCAGCGACGATGTCCTGATGACGTTTATCACCAACAAAGAG GATCTGAATAACCAGGAAGAGGAGGATCCCATGAATAAGCTGAAGGGCCAAAAGATTGTGTCTTGTCGAATCTGTAAGGGTGACCATTGGACCACAAGGTGCCCCTATAAAGATACTTTGGGTCCCATGCAGAAAGAACTGGCAGAGCAGCTGGGATTGTCCACAGGAGACAAGGAGAAGGCGCCGGGTGCAG AGCCAGAGCCAGCCCAGGCACCTGTGAGTAAGACTGGAAAATATGTCCCCCCCAGCCTGAGAGACGGAGGAAGCAGAAGAGGGGAGTCTATGCAGCCTAATCGCAGAG CTGACGACAATGCCACAATCCGTGTCACAAATTTGTCTGAAGACACGAGGGAGACGGATCTGCAGGAGCTTTTTAGACCATTTGGATCAATATCTCGAATCTACTTGGCTAAAGACAAGACCACAGGCCAGTCAAAG GGTTTTGCCTTCATCAGTTTCCACCGCAGAGAGGATGCTGCTCGCGCCATTGCAGGAGTCTCTGGCTTTGGTTACGATCATCTTATTCTCAATGTGGAATGGGCCAA GCCCTCGACCAACTGA